The Flavobacterium faecale genomic sequence GAAAACCACATTCCGAAGGACGATGGCATGGCGATTTGCAAATGCGTATATCCTGGTAACAATACATTTTGGTACTTATCTGCCATTTCCATAAGTAAGTCAAAAGTTGTTTTGACTTGTTCTTTCATTTCGATCACAACATCTTTTAGGTACAAGTTCACATCGACCATTACTTGGTCGTTACGAGAACGTGCGGTATGGATTTTTTTACCTGCATCTCCTAGTTTTACCGTTAAAAGGTATTCAATTTTGGAGTGTACGTCCTCAAAACTATCTTCGATTTCGAAATTTCCAGCTTCAGCATCGACAATGATTTCGTTTAGTGCTTCGACTAAAGAATCGGTTTCAGTTGCTGTCAATAGTCCTATTTGACCTAGCATTTTTGCATGAGCAATAGAGCCCAAAGCATCGTATTTTGCTAGTACTAAATCCAATTCACGGTCGTTTCCAACAGTAAAGTGTTCTATTTGCTTGTCAGTAGGTATTCCTTTTTCCCAAAGTTTCATGTTTGTGTTTTTTGTTTCGCAAAGATACTCAGAGTTGTCTCAGAGATTCGCAAAGTTTTTATTTTTTATTTAATTTTCCAAGGCGGATTAACTCGATTTTCTCCTGCGTAATACAATAGTAACTGATTGTCATCTAAATCTTTTAATCTAGCTTCTCTCCACAACCAAGGTTTATCATTTGGTAATTCTTCAAAAATAAATCCTTGTTTAATTAGGTCGTCAACCTTTTGGTCTAAATTTTCTATTTCGAAATAAATCCAAATTCCACTACCTTGATTTTTATCATCCGATTGATGTAGTGAAAACGTTGCTTCGCCTTCAGGGCATACAAATCGTGCGTAATGTGATGTGGAATGTACGATCAATTTTAAGCCTAATTTTTGGTAGAACTCAATTGATTTCTCAACATCTAAAACTGGTATTGTAATTTGGTTTAGATTCATTTTATTTCTATCGATTAACTATAAATATACTGCTTTACCCAAAATTCCTAGCCCCGATAGAAGCGGCATCCTTTTTATCCCGATTTTTTTTTTCGGGATAAAAAGATATAGCTGATAGCGGGAAATAGCTCCCCATCATTTTACTGTTTCAAGAAATCCCCCAATATTTTGATGTACAAGTCGATTCCTTCTTCGATTTCGTTTAGATAAATAAATTCATCTGCAGAGTGGGAACGTAGGGTGTCTCCAGGTCCTAGTTTCAATGATTGACAGCTCAAAACTGACTGATCTGAGAGGGTAGGAGAACCATAAGTAGTGCGGCCCAATGCGATTCCGGCTTGTACCAAACCGTGAGCTTCGGGTATTGACGAGGCGTTTAGGTGCATGGAGCGCGGGTTGACCTCTGCGTTTACATGTGCACGAACGGTTTCTAGAATTTCGGTATTGTTATAGCAGTCGTTCACACGGATATCTACCACCAAATCACAGTCAGATGGAACCACGTTATGTTGTTTTCCGGCATTGATTTGAGTTACCGTCATTTTTACAGGGCCCAATTGCTCTGAGATTTTATCGAAAGCATAGGTTTTAAACCATTCGATAATAGGCAGTGTTTTATAAATTGCGCTATCATCATTTTGGTGTGCGGCATGACTTGGTGTTCCTTTGACTTTGACGTCGAGTACCAATAAACCTTTTTCGGCAATAGCCAACTGCATCAAAGTCGGTTCACCCACAATGGCGCAGGATAGCTCAGGTAAATGTTTTAAAACGCTGTTCAATCCATTTTTACCACTGCTTTCTTCTTCTGCAGATGCGACCATAACTAAGTTGTAGGGCAAGTTTTCTTTTTCGTAAAAATGGACAAAAGTAGATAATAAAGAAACTAAGCATCCACCGGCATCATTACTTCCTAATCCGTATAATTTTCCGTCTTTCACAAAGGCATTAAACGGGTCGTTAGTATAGGCTTGATTGGGTCTTACGGTATCGTGATGTGAATTTAAAAGGAGGGTAGGTTTGGTTTCTTCAAAATGTTTGTTGAATGCCCAAACATTATTATTCTCTCTTTTAAAAGGAATATCATTTTGATTGAACCAATTTTCTATTAGAAGTGCAGTCTGGTCTTCTTCGCTAGAAAAGGAGGGAGTCTCAATTAAAGCCTCTAAAAGTGAAATTGCTTCTTGCGTAAGGATTTCTATATTTTTCATTTATATCGGTTTTTAAACACAGTTTTCAGTAGATTTCACATATACTTTTGAAAGTCAAAGTGATTATTAGGTGTTTAATTTTATAATTGTATCGTTGTACATATAGTTTCTGTATTTTTCAACATTTTGTGGTGTCCGATTCGGATTTTTTGTACTCCTTTGTTCAAACTATTAAAACAGTTGTCTAATTTAGGAATCATTCCCGAATGAATCGCTTTTTCGTCTTTTAATTTTGAATACAATTCGGCATTCATATTCGCAATCACAGAACTATCATCTTCTGAATCGAATAAAACACCCGGTTTTTCGAAGCAATAATTTAACGTCACCTCATAAACCTCAGATAAAGCAATTGCCAATTCGCTTGCAATAGTATCAGCATTGGTATTGAGCAGTTGACCTTTTTTGTCGTGGGTGATTGCGCAAAAAACAGGCGTGATTCCGGCTTCGATTAGCGTTTGTAAAAGTGTCGTGTTTACCTTTTTGACATCGCCTACAAATCCGTAATCAATCGTGGGATGATTTCTTTTTTCAGACTGAATTAAATTTCCATCTGCGCCAGAAAATCCGATGGCATTGGTATTGTTTGCTTGCAATTGAGCAACTACTTCTTTGTTGATTTGTCCTGCATAAATCATGACAACTACCTCAAGCA encodes the following:
- a CDS encoding M20 family metallo-hydrolase, which codes for MKNIEILTQEAISLLEALIETPSFSSEEDQTALLIENWFNQNDIPFKRENNNVWAFNKHFEETKPTLLLNSHHDTVRPNQAYTNDPFNAFVKDGKLYGLGSNDAGGCLVSLLSTFVHFYEKENLPYNLVMVASAEEESSGKNGLNSVLKHLPELSCAIVGEPTLMQLAIAEKGLLVLDVKVKGTPSHAAHQNDDSAIYKTLPIIEWFKTYAFDKISEQLGPVKMTVTQINAGKQHNVVPSDCDLVVDIRVNDCYNNTEILETVRAHVNAEVNPRSMHLNASSIPEAHGLVQAGIALGRTTYGSPTLSDQSVLSCQSLKLGPGDTLRSHSADEFIYLNEIEEGIDLYIKILGDFLKQ
- the argB gene encoding acetylglutamate kinase — encoded protein: MSNKKIVTLVKIGGNIIDDANELQQFLSDFSKIEGHKVLVHGGGKSATKMAKSIGLVPQMIDGRRITDAAMLEVVVMIYAGQINKEVVAQLQANNTNAIGFSGADGNLIQSEKRNHPTIDYGFVGDVKKVNTTLLQTLIEAGITPVFCAITHDKKGQLLNTNADTIASELAIALSEVYEVTLNYCFEKPGVLFDSEDDSSVIANMNAELYSKLKDEKAIHSGMIPKLDNCFNSLNKGVQKIRIGHHKMLKNTETICTTIQL
- a CDS encoding VOC family protein translates to MNLNQITIPVLDVEKSIEFYQKLGLKLIVHSTSHYARFVCPEGEATFSLHQSDDKNQGSGIWIYFEIENLDQKVDDLIKQGFIFEELPNDKPWLWREARLKDLDDNQLLLYYAGENRVNPPWKIK